One part of the Epinephelus fuscoguttatus linkage group LG12, E.fuscoguttatus.final_Chr_v1 genome encodes these proteins:
- the smad9 gene encoding mothers against decapentaplegic homolog 9: MNSSASITSLFSFTSPAVKRLLGWKQGDEEEKWAEKAVDSLVKKLKKKKGAMEELERALSCPGQPSKCVTIPRSLDGRLQVSHRKGLPHVIYCRVWRWPDLQSHHELKALECCEFPFGSKQKDICVNPYHYRRVETPVLPPVLVPRHSEFNPQHSLLAKFRNASLHNEPLMPQNATYPDSFPALPCSSFSSSPSSSLAQSPTSQSYPNSPNSSAEPGSPYHITAETPPPPYSMMETSPPEDVKPSNSTEPIKLTFSAPHRDLRPVCYEEPEYWCSVAYYELNNRVGETFHASSRSVLVDGFTDPSNNKNRFCLGLLSNVNRNSTIEHTRRHIGKGLHLYYVGGEVYAECLSDSSIFVQSRNCNFQHGFHATTVCKIPSGCSLKIFNNQLFAQLLAQSVNHGFEVVYELTKMCTIRMSFVKGWGAEYHRQDVTSTPCWIEVHLHGPLQWLDKVLTQMGSPHNPISSVS, translated from the exons ATGAACTCCTCTGCCTCCATTACATCCCTATTCTCCTTCACCAGCCCGGCGGTGAAGCGCCTGCTTGGCTGGAAACAaggggatgaggaggagaagtGGGCGGAGAAGGCTGTAGATTCTCTAGTGAAGAaactaaagaagaagaagggggcaatggaggagctggagagagcCCTCAGCTGCCCAGGACAGCCCA GCAAGTGCGTGACCATTCCACGGTCGCTGGACGGCAGGTTGCAGGTGTCCCACAGGAAGGGACTGCCCCATGTCATCTACTGCAGGGTGTGGCGCTGGCCCGACCTGCAGTCCCACCACGAGCTGAAAGCCCTGGAGTGCTGCGAGTTCCCCTTCGGCTCCAAGCAGAAGGACATCTGTGTCAACCCTTACCACTACAGGCGCGTGGAGACTCCAG TGCTGCCACCAGTTCTGGTCCCACGCCACAGCGAGTTCAACCCTCAACACAGTTTACTGGCAAAGTTCAGGAACGCCTCCCTGCACAACGAGCCTCTGATGCCCCAGAACGCCACCTACCCAGACTCCTTCCCTGCGCTACCCtgttcctccttctcctcctccccttcttcCTCCCTCGCCCAGTCCCCCACCTCACAGAGTTACCCCAACTCCCCCAACAGCTCCGCAGAGCCTGGCAGCCCGTATCACATCACAG CTGAGACTCCCCCACCTCCCTACAGCATGATGGAGACGAGTCCTCCAGAGGATGTGAAGCCCAGCAACTCCACAGAACCCATCAAACTCACATTCTCAGCTCCACACAGAG ATTTACGGCCTGTATGTTACGAGGAACCGGAGTACTGGTGTTCAGTGGCTTATTACGAGCTCAACAACCGGGTGGGGGAGACTTTCCACGCGTCGTCCCGCAGTGTCTTGGTGGACGGCTTCACGGACCCATCCAACAACAAGAACCGCTTCTGCCTCGGCCTGCTATCCAATGTCAACCGCAACTCCACCATTGAACACACACGCAGGCACATAGGCAAAG GTTTACACCTGTACTATGTGGGCGGTGAGGTGTACGCAGAGTGTCTGAGCGACAGCAGCATCTTTGTCCAGAGCCGCAACTGCAATTTCCAGCACGGCTTCCACGCCACCACCGTGTGCAAGATCCCCAGCGGCTGCAGCCTCAAGATCTTCAACAACCAGCTGTTCGCCCAGCTCCTCGCCCAGTCTGTTAACCACGGCTTTGAGGTCGTCTATGAGCTCACTAAGATGTGTACCATCCGCATGAGCTTTGTGAAG GGCTGGGGTGCCGAATACCACCGTCAAGATGTGACCAGCACCCCCTGCTGGATCGAGGTACACCTGCACGGGCCCCTGCAGTGGCTGGACAAGGTCCTGACACAGATGGGCTCCCCTCACAACCCTATCTCTTCGGTGTCATAA
- the LOC125898419 gene encoding regulatory factor X-associated protein isoform X1: MSEDDTSASANKDKDSTLLLTKDGQRYYVSKSGVVDSRNVITPHEPENNASSYDVDDPDEESDVLDTSDPRDGAASPEELNDEETSEGDNAPKQCTYEGCTETTTQVAKQRKPWMCKKHRNKMYKDKYKKKKSDQAMSSGKLDENSEERPVSVNKQRLGAMGDRPARPSLIEQVLNQKRLSLLRSPEVISFLQQQQQLLATQSRSQSQQQFQGC, encoded by the exons ATGAGTGAAGATGACACTTCAGCTTcagcaaacaaagacaaagactcCACTCTCCTGCTCACTAAAGACGGACAGAGGTACTACGTGAGTAAGAGCGGAGTTGTCGACAGCAGAAACGTGATAACGCCGCACGAACCGGAGAACAACGCCTCCTCCTACGACGTGGATGATCCGGACGAGGAGAGCGACGTTCTGGACACGTCGGATCCCAGAGACGGCGCCGCCAGCCCGGAGGAACTCAACGACGAGGAGACCTCGGAGGGCGACAACGCTCCTAAACAGTGCACCTATGAGGGATGCACGGAGACCACAACGCAGGTGGCCAAGCAGAGGAAACCGTGGATGTGCAAGAAACACCGCAACAAGATGTACAAAGACAagtacaagaagaagaagagtgatCAGGCAATGTCCAGTGGGAAACTTGAT GAAAACTCAGAGGAGCGGCCTGTGTCTGTGAACAAACAGCGTCTGGGTGCCATGGGGGACCGGCCAGCCAGACCCTCCCTGATAGAGCAGGTCCTCAACCAGAAAAGATTG TCACTGCTCAGAAGTCCAGAGGTGATCAgcttcctgcagcagcagcagcagctcctggcCACACAGAGCCGCAGCCAGTCACAGCAGCAGTTTCAGGGCTGTTGA
- the LOC125898419 gene encoding regulatory factor X-associated protein isoform X2, with amino-acid sequence MSEDDTSASANKDKDSTLLLTKDGQRYYVSKSGVVDSRNVITPHEPENNASSYDVDDPDEESDVLDTSDPRDGAASPEELNDEETSEGDNAPKQCTYEGCTETTTQVAKQRKPWMCKKHRNKMYKDKYKKKKSDQENSEERPVSVNKQRLGAMGDRPARPSLIEQVLNQKRLSLLRSPEVISFLQQQQQLLATQSRSQSQQQFQGC; translated from the exons ATGAGTGAAGATGACACTTCAGCTTcagcaaacaaagacaaagactcCACTCTCCTGCTCACTAAAGACGGACAGAGGTACTACGTGAGTAAGAGCGGAGTTGTCGACAGCAGAAACGTGATAACGCCGCACGAACCGGAGAACAACGCCTCCTCCTACGACGTGGATGATCCGGACGAGGAGAGCGACGTTCTGGACACGTCGGATCCCAGAGACGGCGCCGCCAGCCCGGAGGAACTCAACGACGAGGAGACCTCGGAGGGCGACAACGCTCCTAAACAGTGCACCTATGAGGGATGCACGGAGACCACAACGCAGGTGGCCAAGCAGAGGAAACCGTGGATGTGCAAGAAACACCGCAACAAGATGTACAAAGACAagtacaagaagaagaagagtgatCAG GAAAACTCAGAGGAGCGGCCTGTGTCTGTGAACAAACAGCGTCTGGGTGCCATGGGGGACCGGCCAGCCAGACCCTCCCTGATAGAGCAGGTCCTCAACCAGAAAAGATTG TCACTGCTCAGAAGTCCAGAGGTGATCAgcttcctgcagcagcagcagcagctcctggcCACACAGAGCCGCAGCCAGTCACAGCAGCAGTTTCAGGGCTGTTGA